The Niallia circulans nucleotide sequence ACCGTAAAGTGTATCACGCATAAATTCCTTCAGTCTTGTTTGAAAAGATAAATCTCCCTTTGGACCTAATAAAGCGGTCATAATATCACTGTTTTCATTTAAATATTCAAATAATGAAACGGTGAGCGGGAATGGTGGTACATCAGAAGAGGCCATTTCGAGTGAAGCAATAACTGTTGGGAAGTTCTGCTTTGCAATACTTGAAATTTCTAGCATTACTTTTTCTTCACATTTCGCCATTAAATCGAATTTATCTTGGTAATGTGCGTAAAAGGTTCCTCTATTTATATTTGCTCGTGTGGTTATATCTTTTACAGTGATTGTTTCAAAGCCTTTTTCCTCCATTAATTCAATTAGAGCTGTAAGAATGGATTCTTTAGTACGAATTATTCTTAAATCTGTTTTACTATCAGCCATTTTTTTCCTCCTATCCATTTATCCCACACATTTATGGAATGTGTTCTGTAACCAACACATTTAACATTTTTGCTTATTGAAGGGAATGTAATTCACACTTATAATTTAGAACGTAATAAAACAACACGGTGTTCTTTTATTATAACTTATTATCTTGGAGGAGCTCAAATATGTTAAAAAACAAATTATTGTTGCTAACACCAATCATTGCATTGGCTATTATATTTATCTTTTCATTAACACTGATTCCATCTGTTCAACCAGAGCCTAAAAACTTACCGATTGCTATCGTTAATGAGGATGAAGGGGTAGAACTTCCTAATCAGGCAAAAATGAATGTTGGTAAACAGCTCGTGAAAATGATTAAAGAAAACTCAAAAGCAACATCAGATCAAAAAGACCCGACAGTGAAGTGGGTTGAAGTGAAAAACACAGAAGAAGTGCAAAAAGGCTTAGATAAACAGGAATATTATGCAGCATTAGTTATTCCGAAGGATTTAAGTGCGAAGCAAGCTTCCTTACAAACTGCAGCACCATCTGCAGCAGAACTTGAAATATACGTAAACCAAGGTATGAATACAATGGCTTCAACTTTGGCAGGACAAATATTAAATGGAATTGTTGATAATATAAATAACAATGTGCGTACACAGCTTCTGCAAGGATTAGAACAACAAGGAGCAACAATAACATCAAAGCAAGCTGAAATCCTAGCAGCTCCGATTACAAGTAAGGTCACTAATGTTAACGAAACAGGTTCTAATAGTGC carries:
- a CDS encoding TetR/AcrR family transcriptional regulator — its product is MADSKTDLRIIRTKESILTALIELMEEKGFETITVKDITTRANINRGTFYAHYQDKFDLMAKCEEKVMLEISSIAKQNFPTVIASLEMASSDVPPFPLTVSLFEYLNENSDIMTALLGPKGDLSFQTRLKEFMRDTLYGNNPIPLIKEENFLVPSQYLFSYMGTALIGVIQQWLNSGRKESPQEMARILTMINVNGPFYAAGLKK
- a CDS encoding YhgE/Pip domain-containing protein, whose product is MLKNKLLLLTPIIALAIIFIFSLTLIPSVQPEPKNLPIAIVNEDEGVELPNQAKMNVGKQLVKMIKENSKATSDQKDPTVKWVEVKNTEEVQKGLDKQEYYAALVIPKDLSAKQASLQTAAPSAAELEIYVNQGMNTMASTLAGQILNGIVDNINNNVRTQLLQGLEQQGATITSKQAEILAAPITSKVTNVNETGSNSANGNAPVSLFQPLWMASLASAAIIFISLRKIANTADRKRNFAVKLVQILIGAIATLVVGFGLTWIASDLVGLHIPDFTNTALFLAITSFSFFLMISAVLSLIGLRGMPLFILMLFFGAPLLAMAPEMMSSFYHDWVYSWLPMRFMVSGLRELLFFGKGLTWDSVSHLVWIGAGGLIVMLASALRVNATNKNPQNEKLEG